In the genome of Nicoliella spurrieriana, the window CGGTCTTGACCAACCCATTACCGAGCTTAGCACTTAAAAAGCCGGTGATGGCTACTGAAATAATGACCGCGATGATGGTTCCGGGCCATTCCACGCTGGTGGGAAGCAATGACATGGCGGCGAGCGGTAAGATGCCACCTAATGCTGCCGAAAATAATGATGAAAACGCAGCGTTCCAAGGGTTCATGTAGTGCCCCAATTGGATGTTGTTCTTTACGCTGACCATCGTTTCGAGCGGCTTTTTGGCAATCAATTCATCTGCAATTTCCTTTGCGGTCGCTGCGGTAATTCCCCGGTCAACGTAGTATTGTTGAACGATTTTGGTCTCACCTGCGAGGTCTTGTTTCAGTAGTTTTTGCTCTGCTTGCACCGCTGCAGCCTCAGCATCACGTTGTGAACTGACCGATGCATATTCACCGGATGCCATGGAAAACGCACATGCTAGCAGGTCTGATAGCCCCGCAATAAAGATGGTAAATGAATTAGTGGTGGCGATGGCGACTGAGAATAGCACGCCGACGACGGTCAAAATCCCGTCGTTAGACCCGAGGACCCCGGCCCGGAGCGTATTCAATCGTTCCGCCATGGTTTGTTTGGACTTGTGATTAACTTTTTCCATCAGTGATTCCTCCTTTGATTATAACGTCCCGATGATTTTACCAATTAGGTAGGTGACGATCATGGTTAACATTCCTGAGATAATGTTTCTGATCATTGAACGGGTCCGATTGGCCTTGCTCAACACGGCAGCAGAATATCCGGTAATTGCAAGGGCGATTAAAACGGCAATGAAGGTCATTCCTACCCGGAGGTGACTGGGAAATAAGCCGATGGCTGCTAGTGGGAGGATTGAACCAGTGGGAAATGAAAGCATGGATGCAATCGCAGCGGCGTAGGGACTGGTGAACTCATTGACGTTAAAGCCGTACTTTTCACGAACCGTGGTGACTAGTGAATCACGATTCATCATTTCGGTGGTCGCCTTGGTGGCGAGGGCATCATCAATGCCATCATTAACGTATTTTTGTTTGACGATATTAAATTCTTGTTGGTAGTGCTCCTTTAATGCAGTCCGTTGGTGCTCAATGGCGTTTCGTTGGGAGTCCTTTTCGGTACTGACTGAGACCCATTCTCCCATGGCCATTGATACCGTCCCGGCAATCATCCCGGCGATTCCAGAAATGAAGATGGCAAACGAATTGGCGGTCGCTCCAGCAACCCCGATAACGATGCCTGCGACCGATAAGATCCCATCGTTAGCGCCCATTACGCTGGCTCTAATTACGTTGATCCGTTGTGCTAATGATTGTTTTTTCATATTGACCCACCCCTTTTAAATTTTTATCACTTTATAATAATTATTAACTAACAATATTTATTATATGCTCCCGAATGCAAAATGTAAAGTGATTTTGCATTCATGAAAATAAAAGTTAGGGATACGGTACATTTGTAATGATAACTCAAATCAGGCCAATAAAAAAAGCGATTGCAATCCAATCGCTTTCAATCTAATTAATTTAACTGTAATGATTTAATGAACGCCTGATAACTTGCTTCTTCACCAGTATCATGAACCTGGACGGAATCAGCTGTGACGCTAGCAGCATGGAGCTTTGCTTCGTCAACGTCGATTTGATGGGTGAAAGTAGCGTTACCGATCAATTCGATCCATTGGTGTTCGTCGTTAGGGTGGACAATCGTCTTGACCATCCCACCGGGGTTAGTCACTTCGATGGGCTGGTTGACGTCGACCATGTCGGGATAATTTAACGCAAACGCTAGTGAAGTAGCTGACATCCCAGTTCCACAGGCGTTCGTGAACCCAACGCCCCGTTCGTAGGTCCGGACAAAGAGTTGGTTTTGGCCTAAGATCTTAGCAAAGTTGACGTTCACGCCATCTGGAAAGTACTGATTGGGTTCGTTCAATTGCTTCCCCAGGGTACCGAGCGTGTCGTTTAGGTCGTGATCGTTATCAACGAAGCTGATCAAGTGGGGGTTCGGTACGGCAATCGTAGTGAACTTCAGGTGGTCATTTAATGCTGGTAGTGGTTGGTTCATGACCTGATCCATGCCCAGGTGATCGAATGGGAAGGCCTCTTTTTGGTAGCGAACGGGGGAAATTTCAACTGCAAAGGCGAAGACGTTATCAGCCAGGTTAGGTTGCCGGTTGACCAATAAATCAGCAGCGGGGGTTTCGACCTTAAATGAATCCTTACCGGAGTGATCCGCAATGTATCTGGAAACGCAGCGGAGCCCGTTGCCACACATTGAAGCGCGGCTACCGTCGGCATTGACGACTTCCATGCGGCCCAGGGCGGCCTTATGATCCGATTGATCGACTACCAAGACCCCATCAGCACCACCGAGTAGGCTAGTGGGTTTGCAAATGGTCTGGGCGAGGTGGGTTAATTCGTCCGCTGATAGCTTGTGGTCCAGTGCGGTTTGATCCAGAATGAAGAATTGGTTCTCAGAACCATGAACCTTTAATAATTGTGCCATAGTTAGTCCTCCTGTTGATTAAAAAATTGATTGTAGATATCTTTAACGGCGCGGTTAGCATCTGCTTTGCGGGTCCCAATCATGATGGAGATTTGGGATGCACCCTGGTTGATCATATTTACTTTGATGCCATCTTCTGCCAGTGGGTCGATCGACTTACTGAGCCCGTCGGTCATGTTGACCATTCCTTCACCCACGACCATTAGGATGGCATAGTCGGTAATCCAATTTAGTTTGTCGGGATGCAACGTGTCGTGGATTTCACGCCCCACGGCCTTCATTTTTTCGGGGGTCAACTGGCGGTTATCGAAGATAACGGTCAAATCATCGATTCCAGAGGGCATGTGTTCGTATGAGATGTCATACTTATAAAAGATGTTCAAGAGCTTTAAGGTAAAGCCGACTTCCTTGTTCAATAGGTAGCGGTGAAGGTATAACGCTGAGAAGTGGCCCGAACTAGCGACTCCGGTGATTTGGTGTTCGGATTGAAAGCCACCTTCGGGAACGATGAGGGTCCCTGGGGCTTCCGGGTCGTTAGTGTTTCGGACGTTAATGGTGACCTTCCCTTCAATGGCTGGAATGATTGCTTCGTCGTTAAAGACCGAAAAGCCAGCGTAGGAAAGTTCACGCATTTCCCGATAGGTCATCTTTTTAATTGGAATCGGGTTCTTGATGATTTTAGGGTTAGCGGCATAGATCGCGCTAACGTCGGTGAAGTTTTCATACATTGGGATGTTTAGTCCACGGGCTACGATCGAACCGGTAATATCGGAACCACCACGGGCAAAGGTAGCAATGTTGCCATCCTTAGTGACCCCGAAAAAGCCGGGGAAGATTAACTTCTCATCACCATAACCAAAGTGGCCAAGGTTTTGGTAGGTCTCCGGTAAGACGGTCGCCGAGTTAGGCTCGTCACTAACCGTAATCCCCGCCTCCTTGGGATCCACGAAACGGGATTTGATGCCCAATTGATTTAAGACCAGCGCCATTAATTCGGCGTTCAACTTTTCACCATGGGCCTTAAATGCGGCCATTAGGTATTCATCATTTGGGTACGTTTGCGTGGGT includes:
- a CDS encoding VIT1/CCC1 transporter family protein; this encodes MEKVNHKSKQTMAERLNTLRAGVLGSNDGILTVVGVLFSVAIATTNSFTIFIAGLSDLLACAFSMASGEYASVSSQRDAEAAAVQAEQKLLKQDLAGETKIVQQYYVDRGITAATAKEIADELIAKKPLETMVSVKNNIQLGHYMNPWNAAFSSLFSAALGGILPLAAMSLLPTSVEWPGTIIAVIISVAITGFLSAKLGNGLVKTAIIRNIIIGILTMIIHYSVGKLMNQF
- a CDS encoding VIT1/CCC1 transporter family protein — protein: MKKQSLAQRINVIRASVMGANDGILSVAGIVIGVAGATANSFAIFISGIAGMIAGTVSMAMGEWVSVSTEKDSQRNAIEHQRTALKEHYQQEFNIVKQKYVNDGIDDALATKATTEMMNRDSLVTTVREKYGFNVNEFTSPYAAAIASMLSFPTGSILPLAAIGLFPSHLRVGMTFIAVLIALAITGYSAAVLSKANRTRSMIRNIISGMLTMIVTYLIGKIIGTL
- the dapF gene encoding diaminopimelate epimerase — encoded protein: MAQLLKVHGSENQFFILDQTALDHKLSADELTHLAQTICKPTSLLGGADGVLVVDQSDHKAALGRMEVVNADGSRASMCGNGLRCVSRYIADHSGKDSFKVETPAADLLVNRQPNLADNVFAFAVEISPVRYQKEAFPFDHLGMDQVMNQPLPALNDHLKFTTIAVPNPHLISFVDNDHDLNDTLGTLGKQLNEPNQYFPDGVNVNFAKILGQNQLFVRTYERGVGFTNACGTGMSATSLAFALNYPDMVDVNQPIEVTNPGGMVKTIVHPNDEHQWIELIGNATFTHQIDVDEAKLHAASVTADSVQVHDTGEEASYQAFIKSLQLN
- a CDS encoding aspartate kinase, with amino-acid sequence MTKIIKFGGSSLANGSQYQKVIDIINADNARQIIVVSAPGKRFDDDIKVTDLLIKYANQTIQNQATDAVLQTIIERYQSIADHFQVPAAAFQVIPDTLAKLPTQTYPNDEYLMAAFKAHGEKLNAELMALVLNQLGIKSRFVDPKEAGITVSDEPNSATVLPETYQNLGHFGYGDEKLIFPGFFGVTKDGNIATFARGGSDITGSIVARGLNIPMYENFTDVSAIYAANPKIIKNPIPIKKMTYREMRELSYAGFSVFNDEAIIPAIEGKVTINVRNTNDPEAPGTLIVPEGGFQSEHQITGVASSGHFSALYLHRYLLNKEVGFTLKLLNIFYKYDISYEHMPSGIDDLTVIFDNRQLTPEKMKAVGREIHDTLHPDKLNWITDYAILMVVGEGMVNMTDGLSKSIDPLAEDGIKVNMINQGASQISIMIGTRKADANRAVKDIYNQFFNQQED